Genomic segment of Cyprinus carpio isolate SPL01 chromosome A13, ASM1834038v1, whole genome shotgun sequence:
TTTCATGATCTCACTCCTCATGAACATGCTGCGTGTTTGAAGAAACCGTATCTCTCACATgacatgttctttaatattttaaaagaaagctTGCGTTCTGATTGGCCGTCTCAGGGGCAGTGTAGGAGTGGTAGAGGTGGGTTAGTTTACCGGCTCACTTGGGTAGGTTAAACTGATACGGCTATTGTTTGTaggtttgttgttattgtgtgtgCAGCACCCTAGTCCTTTTAATGTGGTTTGTATGTAGTTCTTTGTGTTGCTTTTATTATTTGCCTCTCCAACAGCTGTGTTATAGTGATCCTTGTGTGTTAGTATGTTAAAGTTAGTTGCCTAACAGTTATATTGAATGGACGGAATTACTGTAAAAGGTTTTAGTTAATATTGTCTCTGCATGAAATCATCTGACTTGATATTATTCATGGTTGTTCAGTAtaacatgtataaataatgtttaatggtAAAGGCAATTCTttgggttcagtgtcttgctcagtGGTACTGTTATGATGCCTGTCCAGATTCAGCTGGCAGCCTTTGTGTTCACAGTCTGTATGCGGAATCATTAGACAtccttttaaagatgtttataaatCAAAGTAATATCATGAATGGGTTCACCACACAGTGATACATACACATGGCATAGACCAGCATTGCCAGAggattttttaatcaaataaaagcaatgtTGCCATAATGTGTAAATATGAAGAATCATCACTCTGGATTAGGGATCTCGATTTACAAATTCaaacatctgggttgtgctgttctgttgtaaataaatcttaacctatgattcctcattgcatctactttcggaaagccaaataaagtgcttttgctttggcacagaaacacacagtgtctccctgacatggctgcatcaacactatTGTGTTtcctgaaaccacaccttctttctttgcatgaacatttgggcggcattacgcaaatatttccacatcgtgacgttGACATGTGGGGGCTATTTGAACGAGGCATTTTAGCCcggtctggatcagccttctcttttagacagaataaatccttttgtgggagactctgagctttgtaactctgcagatcttatacatgcacaaatagctacataacacactaaaaaaaaggaaaaatagaaatcacatcataagacccctttaagaaacatttctaatcattatccatgttgaaaacagttgtggtgtttaatatttctctggaaactgtgatacatttttttttccatttcatttcaagAATATCAAAAGAAATATAGGaatcattttccacaagttgatatgattttttggggtcttaataaaaagtctgtaacatagtttggttaaaatttctcaaaagtagtgtaaaaaacaccttttttttaccctgtcaaaaacagctcttttcagagcacacagttttgtagcatttttctttaaatgttaatgagctatgCTGACCCTGTAAaagacgactgctatgttcattattacatccaacaacagaacacctctatcgcttaggagacattcttgtctacatctgctcagGTGGTGAAACAATAgcagactgatgacagctcactcagagcgggtctaaggtaagacgccagccCAGTCTGTGCTAaaatgctactgtcaatcaaactatcatgggaggggcctgtttttgtgacatcacacagacaggcatctgaaatcagctcgatttgagaaaggggtaaagatttgtgcagataaaaaaaaaaaaacactgggtggatttttatcattttaaggtggttgtgtacacactgccaacacgCATTTCAGtacaaacaacttgtaaaagtgcatgtagcatcatatgaccccttaccTCAAATGTTTGTAGTGTACATGACAGATATAGATGTTTATGTCATCTGCTTTTTATCTGACAGATTACTTATGTTCCCTGTTATAATCATCTACTAAGTCTGTCTTTTATTTGGTCTTAATTAAAAAGAATCTTAATGCTTCAAAGATAAAGTTCAAAGGCAAAAAATTACTCTATGAGCTTTTTAGTAATTATTCAGACAGGTGTGGTTTAAAATGGTTTAACATGAAATTAGGTCATGATATTGAAAATCATCCCACAGCTGATCTAGCTCAAACtcatacagtttgtttttttaaatatatagttaatgtaaaaatacaaataatattttgtctctTTCTGGTTCAtttaactttctttttatttgccttgaatgtaattaaaaaaataataggccTAACTGCTGGATTTTTGCAAAACATATTGCTGAAAGATTTGTCCTGATGTTTGCTTCTAAAAACACTACTACCAAGATTactgtattgtatattatttgtaataagcTGTATCATAGCTGGCAGAAAACAAAAGTGTATTAAAAGACCTCTTGCTGAACTGTTCACCTGATTTATAGACTCCAGATTCCTCTTTTTTATCCTTTATTACATTCTTTTATTTTGGTCTTTAAACCCTCTGTTGCCAAAGGCTCTTCCGTGTCTTTTGTGTAAGGAGAACTTACTTGCGTTCTTCATTGAATTAAGAACTTTATACAGTGGATGTAATAACAGGTGTACAGATGATCTGATACCAAACTACTCCTCTAGTTGTGTCTTCTGCTGCGGCACAGAGAAACAGTTCAGTGCATGTAAAAAGGGGAATGTGTTTGGGATTACAATCACACTAAATAACTGTGGACCAACAGTGTCTGAGCAAGTCTGGACATGCGAATTCCACCTATCAGTGGCATTTCCTTACCTCTCATACTTccatgtttgctttgtttttttactgGAACTATTTTAGTTCATTTTCCTTAACTTTGGTGGAAGGTTTTCTGTCTGCATGGGTTTTAGATGTTTCCATTCTGAGAGGTAAAAGCACAGTGGATGATATAAGATGGTTCGTAAAAACTAAACCCCAGCACTTCGGCACGTCTTTTAAGATAAGGTAAGATTTGATCCCTGAAGGCAAAACGAGGCGTTAGCAGGATGACATAGATGACAGGCGTACTGTAGCAGATTATAACAGTCTGTGACTGGGACTTTATATGTGTGTGGGATGTATTTGTCTCAAAAATTATCCAGGAAGTTTCTCCATCTTTTCAGCAAGGAAATGCCGCACATAACGTCATGCAGATGTCACACATCCTGAAAAATGCAGTCGTCTCTTCCGTTCTGTTTTCATCCTGCTCAGAAGAACCAGCTTAAAATGGCttcaaaatgtaactttaatCAGACACGTCATAGATTATATGATTTTAGGGCTGTTATTGAGCCCCTTTGGGCTGTTTGCCTGCTTTCCTTTTAACTATTAGTGTAGGCAATGTTTCTAGAAACCTAAAAGTCAATCCCTTATGAACTCCTCCTAACCATAATATGAAAAGCCAAAATCCACGTCATTGTCATCTGATGTATGCATCTCTATGTTACACATCTGTAGTACGTGtagcagagagtgtgtgtgtgtatgtgtggaaaaTCAAAGGCCTCTATTGTTGGAATGAGAAGCAGATGTTGGGTGGAATTCTCCTGACTGCTGCacattttccttttctctctgtctctagcTCATGCAAAGTCTACTCGCTACTCCATTTtgcctgacatttttttttttaatgtatacttgtttaaaatatttattttaatgttacaatagAACAAGCTTTAATGAAGGCTGAAAATGTCACAGCAGCACATACACAGTACCACAAACcacaaagaatattttaaaatcaattaatggAGTCATATGAAAGTGTCTACTTgtggaaaaaataatttaataaaataatttaaattcaagtttaaatgttttttaaccatGTTTGGTTAAAAGTTGTAATGTGGTTAACTTGGTTTtggtaaaactaaaaacaatattaaaccgattcctttttttccccagtttCTGTAGGTCTGCGCTCGTATCACAGATACTGATGGAGACAGAGATATCAGTTTTTTAGCGTTTCATGTCTTTTCAAGCAGATGTTAtgtctgtcccaaaaatatctAGAATCACAGAGAGAATTTTGAATCAAGAGAATTTTGAAACGTGACAAGTTTTTGTACCTTGACTGCGGTTGGATgagaaaatttaaaacaaagacaTCCTAGTTTAGCAAGTTAGCTAACTAATCTGCAGAAAAGCTTGTCTTGCAGATGAATAATATAATTCTGTTTTGTGAAATCCAGTGCTGCAGTTCCTGAGTTTCTTAAAAAATGCTGTCAATTTTAGCTTTCtaatatttatgtgaaatacTTGGAGAGTTGCCTGCCAGTATGTATGTCAAACAGGAATACTTTGTAGTTGCATTCTTGttcaattcatttatttctgtctttctctctttttcagagTTGTTACAGAGTGCTGGGGCTGCTGTGTGTTTGcgttgtgtgattgtgtgttgaTCCAGGAGAAACAACTGGTTTGATACAGTTGTGAGTCAggtctgattgtgtgtgtgtgtgtgtatgtgtttttttttatgtctgtttgtcTGAGTTATCTGATCCATCGTGACTGGGAGGTGCTCAGGGGTGACGCTCCAGTGAGGGGCACAAATCTACAGGCTGCAGCCTCTCAAACATGAGCAAACTGACTTTTCACAATAACAAGACGATGCAGGAccgccggtgtgtgtgtgtgttcctcccGAATGATGAAACGCTCAATGTAATAGTCAGTGTGAGTAGAACTCCATGCACTCAATGACGCACACCATTGGTGATTGCTTTAAGACCACACAGCTtccatgtcatttaaaaatagacctaaatgtaaaaaatgtagttGCAATTATCTATTTGCATCATGTACAAAGATTATTGTTTATGGACAGCAGGTTCTAAACATGTAATTTTGGGTCCTGCTTGGAAGTTGTGGGCTTGCATTGGAAACATAATCTGatcacaaataaatattgtaaaaatgtagcTCTATTTATTGCATAATTTCACAGTTTAGTAAGAGTTTGAGAAGCAGGATTTAGGGCCAGCATTACAGacagcaaaataatatttaaaaaaaaaatcctttctctCTTGAATATATCTGTTCTTTTCTCTCAGGTTAAGGCAGTGTGTCAGGAGTTGTTGGTGCAGGTCTGTGATCTGCTCAGGTTGAAGGACTGCCACCTGTTCGGCCTCAGTGTTATTCAGAGTAAGGccaaaaacactgaaacacacacacaagtacaaaTGGGCTAAAACAGCTTTATACTTTCTTACACTCTTATGCTTTTTCTTACACTTgtctatttaaaaacaacataacatgCATTACACGGGTCTTTGTAGTTGATTCTGATTTGATTTGTCAGTTCCGTGTTCACATGTTTTTATATTAGGGTTGCTACAATGTATTGATTATCAGTATGTTATGTGCTTTTTCCCCCCTAGACAATGAACACATATACATGGAACTGGGACAGAAACTGTCTAAATATTGTCCAAAAGAGTGGAAACGGGAAGCCAGCAAGGTATCACACACAGGGTTTTATTTTCTTAgaaaaaattatatgtgtgtgtgtgtttatgattttCTTTGATGCACATTTTGACTGAATTCTTGCCAACTGCAGGGAATTGACCAGTTTGGCCCTCCGATGATTGTTCATTTCAGAGCACAGTATTATGTTGAAAATGGCAGACTTATCAGGTGAGTCACACGCATGTCtaaattcaaaattttggggtcagtaggatcgAATgcttatcaaaagtgacagtgaagacttttacattattacataaaatctatttccagttgttttctttttatttatcaaagaaatattaaaaaatatcacacattccacaaaaatattacacagcacaactgatttcaacattgataataataagaaatgtgtcttgaacaccaaatcaccatcttagaatggtttctgaaggatcatgtgacacttaagactgaagtgactgctgaaaattcagctttgccatcacagaaataagtgttattttaaaatgtattacaattaaaaattttttattgtaataaaatttcacaatattactatttttactgtatttttgatcaaatgaatgcagcctccTATGAGACTCctatcaaaaacacaaaaaagtaaacctttgaacagtagtttatacatacaaaatgtctatagaaaaaaatgaatatgttctatgtctgtctgttttaGCGATCGGGTGGCACGGTTTTATTACTATTGGCACTTGCGGAAGCAGCTACTGCAGTCTCAGTGCATCCAGAGAGAGGAGGCTTATTTCCTTCTGGCTGCATTTGCACTGCAGGCTGACCTGGGAAACTTCAAACGGAACAAACACTTTGGTGCCTATTTCCAGCCGGAAGCATATTTTCCCTCTTGGGTATGTCTGCACAGCACCCCATTAAACTGCTTCCTGATGAATCATTATGCTGATTAAGCCTGTTAAATGTGCATATGCTCCGACTGCCCTCTGTGTGTGGTTTATGGGCTGCACTGTGCTGTCCCTGAATTTAACAGAGCCTGTTGTAAAAAGACGCTTTATTCATCACCATGTAGAGGATTGAGGTTAAAAATAGTCATAAGCTTTTAAAGAGAAAACTAGGGTGCATTAGCTTTAGGCTTGCTGAGCTGTGCTATCATCTGGATACACATGGTGTAAGACACTGCTTTACTGCAGGACGGTGCAGCCAGAGATAGACTGTGTTGTTGAACTCTTGAGAGATTACAGACAGCCCTGACAGCACTATGAtgatgatttttgtgtttttatgaatgTTAAGTGTTCAGGGACAGCATCACCATAGCCATGGTTGACAACTAGTATTATATCTGCTGAATGttagtcttattttatttttttattttttttatcagttttagttgaagttttagaGAAAATCTACCATAAAACTAAacttttcatttgtaaaataaaataaaatgtatgcactgccattcaaaagatttttttttttgaagaagtctcatatgctcatcaaggctgcatttatttgatcaaaaatacagaaaggaatgtaattttgtgtaatattattacaatactgtatatattttcaattttaatatactttaagatataattaattcctgtgatgcaaagctgaattttcatcagccattactacagtattcagtgtcacttgaaacttcagaaatcattctaatatgctgattttttatcAGTGTATGAAACTGCGTATtttttgctgcttatttttttttttggaacctgtgatacttttttttcaggattctttgatgaaaaaaaaactgttaaaaagaaaagaatttaactttttttaacaatataagtctttactatcactgtttatcaatttaacacatccttgttgaataaaagtattaatttcttaaaaaaaaataatacaaaataacataccaaaaacattttaaatgtattacaaaaaaattctaaaaaaaaattatattttaaataaatgcttttctttttagctttttatttatttttaaatgcagtctgCCAGtctctgtaaaatgttttttttttttttttttaatctgtatgcAGTAATTAAGAATAACAGGAAAATCATGTAAATTTATCAGTCAAGAGGtgtgctttattattattctggTTCTATCTTTTCCAGGTAATTGCGAAGAGAGGATGTGACTATATTCTCCGTCATATTCCAAACATGCACAAAGAGCAGTTTGCTCTTACAGCATCAGAGGCTCAGCTGAAATACATAAAGGAAGCTGCACTCTTGGATGACGTGACTGTTCATTATTACCGCCTTTACAAGGTCAGAGAAGAActattgactgtgtgtgtgtttgtgcatacatACAGGCTGATTTTTCaacataaggtttttttttaaattttttattcaggaTAAGAAAGAGCTGGAGGCTTCTTTAACTCTGGGACTGACCTTACGTGGGATTCAGATTTTTCAGGTATGCTCCTTCGGGTACACTTACTGAAGGAGTTAATACAGCAAATTCAGATAATACATTGTGTATTTCTATGTATGatggttacatttatttttttcagaatgtggGAACTGTCAGGCAACTCTTGTATGATTTTCCCTGGACCAACGTGGGGAAGCTAGTGTTTGTGGTCAGTGTTACAGTGCTTTATTAGTatgatttaaaggtgaagtgtataGTTCTGTGCCATTAAGGTCACAGTGTTTAGAATTTTTATAGGAATCAACCTTTGACTCATTTCCTGTGCACAGGGGAAGAGGTTTGAGATTCTTCCTGATGGTTTGCCTTCAGCCAGGAAGCTCATCTACTATACAGGCTGTCCTCTGCGCTCACGACACCTCCTGCAGCTGCTCAGCAACAGCCACCGATTGTATATGAACCTACAGCCTGTGCTGAAGCAGGTTCGACGACTAGAGGAAAATGAAGGTATCTGGAGAATATGCATGCCAGATTTGCTGGAATGGTAGCATTTCTTAAACTAATAATTGAAAGTTAAATGAAATCTGTGATGTACAGACAGATAAGTCAACCTTTAAATCAAGCTAGgttattaaattaacaaataaaaaattaacggCATATACActttaagcattatttttatttttaaatcatacactGTTAACTGACTTTACAAACATGGAGACACTAGAATATGATAAAAGCCATACTCAGCAGAATGAAattcttttatttgattattatttattttattttatttgtgttgtcatggaagtgttattgttttgttttttaaaggaccTAGAGCATATGGTTGATATTATTAAACTATGTCTGTTCTCAGAAAAGAAGCAGTACAGGGAGTCATATATCAGTGATGCTCTGGAGGCGGACATGGAACATTTAGAGCAGCGTTCGCGTGCCAGCGGCAGCAGTGCAGGCAGCACGTCACGACCCAATCCCTTTTCACGTCACTCCACCATGAGTCATGGCAGTTCCCGTACATCCGGCATCGACACTGACAGTTTCCGAACACCTACGAACACACCCCATCGACCGCTGAGAGCACACACATCTTCCAACACCAGTCATGCCAGCACACACACGTCTGGCATCGAGAGCAGCAGCAAAGAGCACTGCCTGGATGAGGATGgtaggagacacacacacagatgaatatGACACTTCTCTGATAGCCAATTAATTGTATATCACTGGCTTATTACATTAGTAATAACAGTGTCAATAAGAAATGCTGTATGGTTAAATGGGTGCACTGATCAAATCTCATCAGGGTTTTTGCGGGCCCTTTAAAAGTCTTAGATTTAgttaaatttaaggccataaataCTTACTTGAATGTACTGTggttaccagggaaaccactatatttctgcaGTTCCaaaagctccacctgctggcagagaatgaatgtgaatTTCCATTAAGGCTGTCTGCTGTTTTTCTTGAGACCAAAGCCAAAATCCACCCCTATTTTAACACAGCAAACACGTAAATGTAAACCGCTGGATCGACAAGAAGCTAATACCAATGCATTATAGAAATCTAAACAATTAATACACTAAGATATAGttatatgttattaaattaatataataattgataattgtttaaataaatataattgatacttttgaatCCCTTTTCTtataaatggtttaaaggctgaaattttGTTTGTGTAGGTGTTGAAAAAGGATTTAAAGTCTTTTTTGAAAAATCCTGCAGAGACCCTGCTCATTCATACTAAGCATAGTACTGAAGCAGTAGCAGTTTCAGTGCTcataattctgtgtgtgtgtgtgtttttcttcagaGATTGAGATGTTGGTTGATGATCCGAAAAGTTGTGAAGATCTTCATGATATAGATCTCAACCAGGAGCTGTGTATTCATATCACAGAGGACATGCTGTCAGCACAGAACAGCGGATGCTACGGTATATACAAgcatagattatattatattatattatattatattatattatattatattatattatattatattatattatattattgttaaaaaaaaaatcagcaaggaagcattaaattcatcaatcgtgacagtaaagacatttataatgttgcttaagtagcacaactgttttcaacattgataataagaaatgtttcttgagcaccaaatcagcatattagaatgatttctgaaggcttgGTTGTATCAACCACGCCTGTTGCTGACAGGTGGATAAATTCAAGCTGTGTCATCTCTGGAGGCAGACATTAGCTGTAGATTGACCTTTTAGTGCCACCTTTTCAAGTCAGTTGGTCAGTCAAATTCTTGCTGTCCTACAGTTGCCCAGGGTGAATGAAGGACTTTGTTAATTGATGATTTGCACTTTCAAAACTGTATTGAACAGGCTTTAATAAGAACATTTTTCAGGCCTGGAAAAGTCATTGGAGATTGCTAAATGTCCAAAAGCCATAGCAATTTATGCTCCACTCTAAAACGTTTCATTGACTAGAAATTGGTCTTTTGAGGtgctttataaaatgatttttaagaatTCAGATCCAGTAA
This window contains:
- the LOC109111360 gene encoding FERM domain-containing protein 6-like isoform X2 → MSKLTFHNNKTMQDRRCVCVFLPNDETLNVIVSVKAVCQELLVQVCDLLRLKDCHLFGLSVIQNNEHIYMELGQKLSKYCPKEWKREASKGIDQFGPPMIVHFRAQYYVENGRLISDRVARFYYYWHLRKQLLQSQCIQREEAYFLLAAFALQADLGNFKRNKHFGAYFQPEAYFPSWVIAKRGCDYILRHIPNMHKEQFALTASEAQLKYIKEAALLDDVTVHYYRLYKDKKELEASLTLGLTLRGIQIFQNVGTVRQLLYDFPWTNVGKLVFVGKRFEILPDGLPSARKLIYYTGCPLRSRHLLQLLSNSHRLYMNLQPVLKQVRRLEENEEKKQYRESYISDALEADMEHLEQRSRASGSSAGSTSRPNPFSRHSTMSHGSSRTSGIDTDSFRTPTNTPHRPLRAHTSSNTSHASTHTSGIESSSKEHCLDEDEIEMLVDDPKSCEDLHDIDLNQELCIHITEDMLSAQNSGCYGLVVKEVSSSTSSSSETIVRMRGQSIECLPQYLFRVALPYTQQHCRFSSVNSYGDGQEGPELHRPAQPITG
- the LOC109111360 gene encoding FERM domain-containing protein 6-like isoform X1, whose translation is MSKLTFHNNKTMQDRRCVCVFLPNDETLNVIVSVKAVCQELLVQVCDLLRLKDCHLFGLSVIQNNEHIYMELGQKLSKYCPKEWKREASKGIDQFGPPMIVHFRAQYYVENGRLISDRVARFYYYWHLRKQLLQSQCIQREEAYFLLAAFALQADLGNFKRNKHFGAYFQPEAYFPSWVIAKRGCDYILRHIPNMHKEQFALTASEAQLKYIKEAALLDDVTVHYYRLYKDKKELEASLTLGLTLRGIQIFQNVGTVRQLLYDFPWTNVGKLVFVGKRFEILPDGLPSARKLIYYTGCPLRSRHLLQLLSNSHRLYMNLQPVLKQVRRLEENEEKKQYRESYISDALEADMEHLEQRSRASGSSAGSTSRPNPFSRHSTMSHGSSRTSGIDTDSFRTPTNTPHRPLRAHTSSNTSHASTHTSGIESSSKEHCLDEDEIEMLVDDPKSCEDLHDIDLNQELCIHITEDMLSAQNSGCYGLVVKEVSSSTSSSSETIVRMRGQSIECLPQTAMGRKGQSSTDRHSQSLDDVRLFQRNCQEWAELCQDTAHSYTFGCEPDLGDTVGCGYQGLADHCTGIRNNQHAFPIKRTSKYYSLDLDREDLTTKHLTTEAEPEFVV